The Bacteroidota bacterium genome includes a window with the following:
- a CDS encoding lipoprotein signal peptidase produces the protein MLVLKYIKPLLVIIIVLAADQIFKLWVKNNMQLGEEIDVIPNMFILHFTENNGFAFGFEFGGKIGKFILTSFRIVAVGFIAYILIKMIKQNAPSGFNISLSLIFVGAIGNIIDSVIYGVIFNYAPLFHGRVVDMLYFPLIKGSYPDWFPAVGGDPFIFFRPVFNISDTAITTGVLVILIFYRGFLKKF, from the coding sequence ATCCTAGTTTTGAAATACATAAAACCTTTACTAGTAATAATTATTGTTTTAGCTGCCGACCAGATTTTCAAACTCTGGGTGAAAAATAATATGCAATTAGGGGAAGAAATTGACGTAATTCCAAATATGTTCATTCTTCATTTCACTGAAAACAATGGTTTTGCCTTTGGATTTGAATTTGGTGGTAAAATTGGTAAATTTATTCTCACTTCCTTTAGAATAGTAGCAGTAGGTTTCATTGCATACATCCTCATAAAAATGATCAAACAAAATGCACCAAGCGGATTTAACATCAGCTTGAGTTTGATTTTTGTTGGTGCCATTGGTAATATTATTGATTCTGTAATTTATGGGGTAATTTTCAATTATGCACCTTTGTTTCATGGACGCGTAGTTGATATGTTATACTTTCCCCTAATTAAAGGAAGTTATCCCGACTGGTTTCCTGCTGTAGGAGGCGACCCTTTTATCTTTTTCCGTCCGGTTTTTAATATATCAGACACCGCCATTACAACAGGTGTATTGGTAATTTTGATATTTTATAGAGGTTTTCTTAAGAAATTCTAA
- a CDS encoding isoleucine--tRNA ligase, giving the protein MLKFNEYKNYNHSEIEEAVKKFWSEHNTFEESINTREGKTPFIFYEGPPSANGMPGIHHMLSRTLKDIFCRYKTLQGFQVKRKAGWDTHGLPVEISVEKSLGLTKEDIGKKISVEDYNAACRKDVLKYKDSWDEITTKMGYWVNLDDPYITFENKYIESVWWLLKELYKKNLLYKGYTIQPFSPAAGTGLSSHELNQPGCYKDVKDTTCVGQFKVIRDDKSDHIIKILDADLFFLAWTTTPWTLPSNTALAVGSKINYVLIKTFNQYTGTAVNLILAKELFRNYFPEKNENLAFEDYKIGDKEIPYKVLAEFTGKELEGINYEQLIPWIKPMGDAFRVILGDFVTTEDGTGIVHIAPTFGADDDRVAKQNNIVPLVLIDKQGKRQPMVDRTGRFYPVEDLDNDFIEQYVNKENYKGFAAKFVKNEYDSNLTDKDPTTDVDIVVMLKLENKAFKIEKHVHSYPHCWRTDKPILYYPLDSWFIRTTAAKDKLIALNKTINWKPKSTGLGRFENWLENLVDWNLSRSRYWGTPLPIWKTEDGEEEICIGSIAELKSEIEKSMDAGFMENNPLASYDPSDMSDENYNNFDLHRPYADNIVLVSPLGQAMNRELDLIDVWFDSGAMPYAQFHYPFESPELSNYFPSDYISEGVDQTRGWFFTLHAISTLVFDSVSYKTCLSHGLVLDKQGNKMSKRLGNAVNPFDVINQYGADATRWYMITNAQPWENLKFDLEGVNEVRRKFFGTLYNSYSFFALYANIDQFKFTEEEIPTQDRPELDRWILSELNSLIKTVTAFYEDYEPTKAGRAIQSFVNEHLSNWYVRLSRRVFWKGDYSHDKISAYQTLYRCLMDISHLMSPIAPFFAEQLFRDLSQVSKKSNVNSIHLSEFPLYQDHEVDKDLEERMQIAQQICSMILSLRKKENIKVRQPLNKILVPIINKRFKQQVEEVKDLILSETNVKGIEYIEDTKGVITKKIKPDFKKLGPKFGKLMKQVAAELSLLDQDEINQLEQNGNCLLSIEGQEMNIELSDLEIISEDIPGWLVANLGNLTVALDITISDKLKFEGLSREIVNRIQNLRKSKGFEVTDHIDILIEKESIIEESINQFKNYICSETLADSLKFIHTIRENKDIIEIDDLKLGVSITKV; this is encoded by the coding sequence ATGTTGAAGTTCAATGAATACAAAAACTACAATCACTCAGAGATTGAAGAGGCCGTAAAAAAGTTTTGGAGTGAACACAATACTTTTGAAGAAAGTATCAATACACGTGAAGGGAAAACACCCTTCATCTTTTATGAAGGGCCTCCCTCTGCTAATGGAATGCCAGGCATCCATCATATGCTATCAAGAACCTTAAAGGATATATTTTGCCGTTACAAAACACTACAAGGATTTCAGGTGAAACGAAAAGCAGGTTGGGATACACATGGCTTACCGGTTGAAATTTCAGTTGAAAAATCTTTAGGATTAACCAAAGAGGACATAGGAAAAAAAATAAGCGTTGAAGACTATAACGCAGCCTGTCGAAAAGATGTATTAAAATATAAGGATTCCTGGGATGAAATAACCACAAAAATGGGTTATTGGGTTAATCTTGATGATCCCTATATTACTTTTGAGAATAAATACATCGAATCAGTTTGGTGGCTTTTAAAAGAGTTATATAAGAAAAATCTATTGTACAAAGGCTACACTATTCAGCCTTTTTCACCAGCAGCTGGTACAGGTTTATCATCACACGAATTAAATCAGCCCGGCTGTTACAAAGACGTTAAAGATACAACCTGTGTTGGCCAGTTTAAAGTGATTCGGGATGATAAGTCTGATCATATTATAAAAATACTTGATGCCGATTTATTTTTTCTTGCATGGACTACCACACCATGGACATTGCCTTCAAACACCGCATTGGCAGTTGGTTCGAAAATCAACTATGTTTTAATCAAAACCTTTAACCAATATACAGGAACGGCAGTAAATCTGATATTGGCGAAAGAATTATTCAGAAACTATTTTCCTGAAAAGAATGAAAATTTAGCTTTCGAAGATTATAAGATAGGTGATAAGGAGATTCCATATAAAGTTTTAGCAGAGTTTACTGGCAAAGAGCTGGAAGGAATAAACTACGAACAGTTAATTCCATGGATCAAACCAATGGGAGATGCATTTAGAGTTATTCTTGGCGATTTTGTAACCACAGAAGATGGTACAGGTATCGTTCATATTGCACCAACTTTTGGTGCTGATGACGATAGAGTTGCCAAACAAAACAATATTGTTCCTTTGGTATTGATTGACAAGCAAGGGAAAAGGCAACCAATGGTGGATAGAACAGGTCGATTTTACCCCGTTGAAGATTTGGATAATGACTTTATTGAGCAATATGTAAATAAGGAAAATTACAAAGGCTTTGCAGCAAAATTCGTCAAGAATGAATACGATTCAAACTTAACGGATAAAGATCCAACAACAGATGTTGATATTGTTGTGATGCTTAAGCTGGAAAATAAAGCTTTCAAAATAGAAAAGCATGTGCACAGCTATCCACATTGTTGGAGGACCGATAAACCTATCTTGTATTATCCTTTGGACTCTTGGTTTATCAGAACCACCGCTGCTAAGGATAAACTAATTGCATTAAACAAAACCATTAATTGGAAACCTAAATCAACAGGATTAGGTCGATTCGAGAATTGGCTTGAAAATTTAGTGGATTGGAATTTATCCCGATCCAGATATTGGGGCACTCCCCTTCCTATTTGGAAAACTGAAGATGGAGAAGAAGAAATTTGCATCGGTTCAATTGCTGAATTAAAAAGCGAAATTGAAAAATCAATGGATGCAGGTTTCATGGAAAATAATCCGCTGGCATCTTATGATCCAAGTGATATGTCGGATGAAAATTATAACAATTTTGATCTTCATAGACCCTATGCAGACAATATAGTGTTGGTTTCACCTTTAGGACAGGCAATGAATCGCGAACTGGACTTAATTGATGTTTGGTTTGATTCAGGAGCAATGCCATACGCGCAATTCCATTATCCGTTTGAAAGCCCAGAATTATCCAACTACTTTCCTTCTGATTATATCTCAGAAGGTGTAGACCAAACCCGGGGATGGTTTTTCACCTTACACGCTATTTCCACACTTGTTTTTGACTCTGTTTCTTACAAAACTTGTTTATCGCATGGTTTAGTCCTCGACAAACAAGGCAACAAAATGTCGAAAAGGCTAGGCAATGCAGTTAATCCTTTTGATGTGATAAATCAGTATGGTGCCGATGCCACACGCTGGTATATGATTACCAACGCCCAACCATGGGAGAACTTGAAATTTGACCTGGAAGGAGTTAATGAAGTTCGAAGAAAATTCTTTGGTACACTTTACAACAGCTATTCGTTTTTCGCACTTTATGCTAATATTGATCAATTTAAATTTACTGAAGAAGAAATACCCACTCAAGACAGACCTGAACTAGATCGATGGATATTATCTGAGTTGAATAGCTTAATTAAAACGGTTACTGCGTTTTATGAAGATTATGAGCCTACTAAGGCAGGTCGTGCAATTCAGTCATTTGTTAACGAACATTTAAGCAATTGGTATGTACGTTTAAGTAGAAGAGTATTCTGGAAGGGGGATTATAGCCACGATAAGATATCAGCTTATCAAACGCTTTATCGTTGCTTAATGGATATTAGTCATTTAATGTCGCCAATAGCACCTTTTTTTGCTGAACAATTATTCAGAGATTTAAGTCAGGTAAGTAAAAAAAGCAATGTAAATTCAATTCACTTATCTGAATTTCCTCTTTATCAGGATCACGAAGTAGATAAAGATCTGGAAGAAAGAATGCAAATTGCTCAACAAATTTGCTCCATGATACTTTCGTTACGAAAAAAGGAAAACATCAAAGTCAGGCAGCCTTTGAATAAAATACTAGTACCGATTATCAATAAAAGATTCAAACAACAGGTAGAAGAAGTTAAGGATTTAATATTGAGCGAAACCAATGTCAAAGGAATTGAATACATTGAAGACACCAAGGGGGTTATTACTAAAAAAATCAAACCTGATTTTAAAAAGCTGGGACCCAAATTTGGCAAATTAATGAAACAAGTAGCAGCTGAACTTAGTTTATTAGATCAGGATGAAATTAATCAACTGGAACAAAATGGGAATTGTTTGCTGAGCATTGAAGGACAAGAAATGAACATTGAGCTGTCTGATTTGGAGATTATTTCAGAAGATATACCTGGTTGGTTGGTTGCTAATTTAGGCAACTTAACTGTTGCTTTGGATATTACAATAAGCGACAAACTTAAATTCGAAGGATTAAGCCGAGAAATCGTAAACAGAATTCAAAATTTAAGAAAGTCGAAAGGATTTGAAGTGACCGACCACATTGACATTTTAATTGAAAAAGAAAGCATCATAGAAGAATCAATAAATCAATTTAAAAACTATATTTGCAGCGAAACTTTAGCAGATAGTTTAAAGTTTATTCACACTATTAGGGAAAACAAAGATATTATTGAGATTGATGACCTTAAATTAGGTGTAAGCATCACAAAAGTTTAA
- the kdsB gene encoding 3-deoxy-manno-octulosonate cytidylyltransferase translates to MKVIAIIPARYASSRFPGKPLAMIGDKSMIRRVYERVKLSGVDEVLIATDDDRIKEHVEKFGAKVIITSSNHTTGTERCAEALTKSTNDFDIVINVQGDEPFIDPSHLKQLSRVFEEKDIQIASLMDKFETLDELHSPNNIKITVDQHNFALYFSRSVIPYIRDQNIDKWFAENTFHKHIGIYAFRTSVLKEIVKLQSIQTEAAESLEQLRWLYHGYKIKLIESKHHGISVDTPEDLEQANYILNNTYS, encoded by the coding sequence ATGAAAGTTATTGCCATAATACCAGCACGTTATGCGTCTAGTCGATTTCCGGGAAAACCTTTAGCCATGATTGGAGATAAATCCATGATTCGAAGAGTGTATGAAAGAGTAAAATTAAGTGGTGTTGATGAAGTGTTGATAGCAACGGATGATGATCGAATTAAGGAGCATGTTGAAAAATTTGGAGCCAAGGTTATAATAACCTCATCGAATCATACAACCGGTACTGAAAGATGTGCTGAAGCATTAACCAAATCAACCAATGATTTTGATATCGTTATAAATGTACAGGGTGATGAGCCTTTTATCGATCCAAGTCATTTGAAACAACTAAGTCGTGTTTTTGAAGAAAAAGACATCCAAATTGCCAGTTTGATGGACAAATTTGAAACACTTGATGAACTTCACAGTCCAAATAATATTAAAATAACGGTCGATCAGCATAATTTTGCGCTCTATTTTAGTCGATCGGTTATCCCCTACATTCGTGATCAAAATATTGACAAGTGGTTTGCAGAAAATACCTTTCATAAGCACATAGGTATATATGCTTTTCGGACTTCTGTTTTGAAAGAAATTGTTAAATTGCAGTCCATCCAGACTGAAGCTGCCGAATCGCTGGAGCAACTTAGGTGGCTTTATCACGGTTATAAAATTAAATTGATAGAAAGCAAGCATCATGGTATTTCAGTTGATACGCCTGAAGACCTTGAGCAGGCAAATTATATATTAAATAATACTTATAGTTAA
- a CDS encoding BamA/TamA family outer membrane protein produces MQTSSKFPLQQSVLFLLLSIFMLSNSFADAPIYESDSLVVTDILILGTKKTKDHVILRELTFQKGSVISKQKLDTIVRINENHIFNTHLFLEVNIESRILDQNEVSFIIVVKERWYTIPNVVIELADRSLNEWWYLYNHDMKRVEYGFLLNQYNCRGRNETFSAMVKSGFSQQLYASYEVPYFAKSQKSGLLLVAQYIRNREFALTTLQSNELSYLRKDEFIRQRMRFDVRYSYRPSISNKHSINFSYNQDGISDSAAQINPSYLENGSNKQQYFALQYIFETNKTNIHYYPTAGYYSKLELVKNGLSIFNDVNHVNFSGLFSAYKPISKKLFFATQLSTEFSSGRNQSFLLAPNFGYHGIFVRSFEYYLIKGQAYFLNRNELKYHLLSHVLDLEFITLPKFNRIPIDAYVKLFFDDGYVYDDFHYKSFNLQNKWLLSAGVGLDIVSYYDMVFRFEYGWNNLKENGFFLHVNKAI; encoded by the coding sequence ATGCAAACAAGCAGTAAATTTCCTTTACAACAGTCCGTTTTGTTTTTACTGCTATCTATTTTTATGTTAAGCAATTCATTTGCTGATGCTCCAATTTACGAATCAGATTCTTTAGTAGTAACCGATATCCTGATTCTTGGCACTAAGAAAACGAAGGATCATGTTATACTAAGGGAATTGACCTTTCAAAAAGGCTCGGTTATTTCAAAACAAAAATTAGATACCATTGTGCGAATTAATGAGAATCATATTTTCAATACGCATTTGTTTTTGGAAGTAAATATTGAAAGCAGAATTCTGGATCAAAATGAAGTAAGTTTTATCATTGTTGTTAAAGAACGGTGGTACACTATTCCCAATGTGGTAATTGAATTAGCTGACAGAAGTTTAAATGAGTGGTGGTATTTGTATAATCACGACATGAAGCGTGTTGAATATGGATTCTTGCTCAATCAATACAATTGCCGTGGGCGAAATGAAACTTTCTCAGCTATGGTTAAAAGTGGTTTTTCACAACAACTTTATGCCAGTTATGAGGTACCTTATTTTGCCAAAAGTCAAAAATCAGGCTTATTGCTTGTGGCTCAGTATATAAGAAATCGCGAATTTGCATTGACAACCTTACAATCAAATGAACTTTCTTATTTGAGAAAGGATGAATTTATTCGTCAACGCATGCGATTTGATGTGCGCTACTCATATCGTCCTAGTATTAGCAACAAGCATAGTATTAATTTCTCCTATAATCAGGATGGAATAAGTGATAGTGCAGCTCAGATAAATCCCAGCTATTTAGAAAATGGCAGTAATAAACAGCAATATTTTGCTTTGCAATATATTTTCGAAACCAATAAAACCAATATTCATTATTATCCCACAGCAGGATATTATTCAAAGCTTGAATTAGTAAAAAATGGACTTTCAATTTTTAATGATGTTAATCATGTAAATTTTTCTGGCCTTTTTTCCGCCTATAAACCTATTAGTAAAAAACTGTTTTTTGCTACCCAACTTTCAACAGAATTTAGCAGCGGACGCAATCAATCTTTTTTATTGGCTCCAAATTTTGGCTATCATGGAATTTTTGTTCGTTCATTTGAATACTACTTGATAAAAGGTCAAGCTTACTTTTTGAATAGAAATGAATTAAAGTACCATCTTTTGTCACATGTTCTGGATTTAGAATTTATTACGCTTCCAAAATTCAATAGAATTCCGATTGATGCCTATGTAAAGCTGTTTTTTGATGATGGTTATGTGTATGATGATTTTCATTATAAAAGCTTTAACCTGCAAAATAAGTGGTTGTTAAGTGCAGGCGTTGGGCTCGATATCGTAAGTTATTATGATATGGTATTTCGGTTTGAATATGGCTGGAATAATCTGAAGGAAAACGGATTCTTTTTGCATGTGAATAAGGCGATATAA
- a CDS encoding CTP synthase, whose amino-acid sequence MKSTRYIFVTGGVTSSLGKGILASSLAKLLQASGYRVTIQKFDPYINVDPGTLNPYEHGECYVTDDGAETDLDLGHYERFLNQPTSQMNNTTTGAVYQAVINKERHGDFLGKTVQVVPHITDEIKSRFTKLAESGNFDIVITEIGGTVGDIESTPFVEAVRQFKWELGPGMCLVIHLTLIPFLKAAGELKTKPTQHSVKVLQEHGIQPDILVCRAEHSLGKDIRAKIAKFCNVTTDSVIEAIDVDTIYEVPLKMKEENLDRVVLFKLNLMAKHDPELTAWKKFIQKLKTPVREVSIALIGKYTELPDAYKSIKESFTHASAMNECKVKVDYISSEYINNNNVAEKLSKYHGILVAPGFGDRGIEGKVTAINYVRENKIPFFGICLGMQCAVIEFGRNVLKFADAHSTEFNPDSEYPVIDLMQEQTNIINKGGTMRLGSYPCDISSDSKAYKIYKKKTIAERHRHRYEFNNKFREDYKKAGFIPVGLNTKSDLVEIMELHDHPWFIGAQFHPELKSTVANPHPLFVDFVRAAIEYSKS is encoded by the coding sequence ATGAAATCTACACGTTACATTTTTGTTACAGGCGGAGTAACATCATCATTGGGCAAAGGAATATTGGCATCCTCATTGGCAAAACTTTTACAAGCTTCAGGATACAGGGTAACCATTCAAAAGTTTGATCCTTATATCAATGTGGACCCTGGCACTTTAAACCCTTATGAACATGGGGAGTGTTATGTAACTGATGATGGAGCTGAAACCGATCTTGACCTTGGTCATTATGAACGTTTTCTGAACCAGCCAACTTCACAAATGAATAACACTACAACTGGTGCTGTTTATCAGGCTGTTATTAATAAAGAAAGACATGGCGATTTCCTGGGAAAAACTGTTCAGGTTGTTCCTCATATTACCGATGAAATTAAAAGCAGGTTTACTAAACTTGCTGAAAGTGGAAATTTTGATATTGTCATTACAGAAATTGGAGGAACAGTTGGTGATATTGAATCAACACCATTTGTAGAAGCAGTTCGTCAGTTTAAATGGGAGCTTGGTCCTGGTATGTGTCTGGTTATACATTTAACACTCATCCCCTTTTTAAAAGCTGCTGGAGAATTAAAAACCAAACCCACTCAACATTCTGTAAAAGTCCTGCAAGAACATGGAATTCAACCTGACATATTAGTTTGCCGTGCAGAACATTCACTTGGAAAAGATATTCGTGCAAAAATTGCCAAATTTTGTAATGTTACAACCGATTCTGTTATTGAAGCAATTGATGTAGATACAATTTATGAAGTTCCCCTTAAAATGAAAGAGGAAAACCTTGATCGGGTAGTTCTCTTTAAGTTGAATTTGATGGCTAAGCATGATCCAGAATTAACAGCCTGGAAAAAATTCATTCAAAAGCTAAAAACACCTGTAAGAGAAGTATCCATTGCACTGATTGGCAAATACACTGAACTTCCTGATGCTTATAAATCAATCAAAGAATCTTTCACGCATGCTTCAGCAATGAATGAATGCAAGGTGAAAGTTGATTATATTTCCTCTGAATACATCAATAATAATAATGTTGCTGAAAAATTAAGTAAATATCATGGGATATTGGTAGCACCTGGTTTTGGTGATAGAGGTATTGAAGGAAAAGTAACAGCAATAAATTATGTTCGTGAAAATAAAATTCCATTCTTTGGTATTTGTTTAGGAATGCAATGTGCTGTAATTGAATTTGGACGTAATGTGTTAAAATTTGCTGATGCACATTCTACAGAATTCAATCCTGATAGTGAGTATCCTGTAATTGACCTTATGCAAGAACAAACTAATATCATTAACAAAGGAGGAACCATGCGTTTAGGGTCCTATCCATGTGATATAAGTTCTGATAGCAAAGCATATAAGATTTACAAGAAAAAAACAATTGCAGAAAGACACAGACATCGCTACGAATTCAATAATAAATTTCGTGAAGATTACAAAAAAGCAGGATTTATTCCAGTTGGATTAAATACAAAAAGTGATTTGGTTGAAATCATGGAATTGCACGATCATCCCTGGTTTATTGGCGCTCAATTCCATCCTGAATTAAAAAGTACGGTTGCCAATCCTCATCCTTTGTTTGTTGACTTTGTGCGGGCCGCTATTGAGTATTCGAAAAGTTAG
- a CDS encoding PKD domain-containing protein, which produces MAIDLQTVNGQSEFCPDYGIIEFIGTPSGGLYLGNNVVGNTVNTKDEHENFDVYYKYTDTIGCSNIDTLTIQLQNKAIPIDLKTVNGQSVFCQNYGEIELLGIPSGGSYFGYNINGNKINTNDQSVNFDVSYYYTDSNGCSNRDTLNLSLIDTADFNFSAKQIVKQSNQWKVFFSMKANANPQSFKYYYWKFGDGETSQATNPSHTYKAPGNYSVSLRIINEDGCMGTVSKEDYISVVVGVEEEGFQEAISIVPNPATYESLIISQNLLKEIWLYNALGDEILHAKPMTKTHKILSPGSGLFFIRIVDIDNNIYFKKVIFND; this is translated from the coding sequence ATGGCTATCGATTTACAAACTGTGAATGGTCAATCTGAATTTTGTCCAGATTATGGCATTATTGAATTCATAGGAACTCCGTCAGGAGGTTTGTATTTAGGAAATAATGTGGTTGGGAATACTGTTAATACAAAAGATGAGCATGAGAACTTTGATGTGTATTATAAATACACAGATACAATTGGATGTTCAAATATTGATACCCTTACAATTCAACTGCAAAACAAAGCAATCCCAATTGATTTGAAAACTGTTAATGGGCAATCCGTATTTTGCCAAAACTATGGAGAAATTGAGTTATTGGGAATACCATCAGGAGGAAGCTATTTTGGATATAATATAAACGGAAACAAGATTAATACCAACGATCAATCAGTCAATTTTGATGTTAGTTATTACTATACTGATTCGAATGGATGTTCAAATAGAGATACCCTAAATCTCAGCCTGATTGACACCGCTGATTTTAACTTTAGTGCAAAACAAATTGTTAAGCAGAGCAATCAGTGGAAGGTGTTTTTCAGCATGAAGGCCAATGCAAATCCTCAAAGTTTCAAGTACTATTATTGGAAATTTGGCGATGGAGAAACATCTCAAGCAACCAATCCATCACATACTTACAAAGCCCCGGGCAATTACAGTGTCAGTCTGAGAATCATAAACGAAGATGGATGTATGGGAACAGTAAGCAAAGAAGATTATATTTCAGTTGTTGTTGGTGTGGAAGAAGAAGGATTTCAGGAGGCTATTTCAATTGTCCCAAATCCGGCTACATATGAATCCCTTATTATTTCGCAAAATCTGCTGAAAGAAATTTGGCTGTATAATGCATTAGGAGATGAAATTTTGCATGCAAAACCAATGACTAAAACACACAAAATACTGAGTCCGGGAAGTGGCCTCTTTTTTATACGAATTGTTGATATTGACAATAATATCTACTTTAAAAAAGTGATATTCAACGACTAA
- a CDS encoding ABC transporter ATP-binding protein, whose protein sequence is MIKAKGIIKSFDTLQVLKGIDLEVNSGEIVSIVGPSGAGKSTLLHIVGTIDTPDGGEVLIDDVNIHALNPKKLANFRSRNIGFIFQNHHLLPEFTALENVCIPAFIAGENKAKTITKAKELLSYLKLTDRLDHQPNQMSGGESQRVAVARALINNPKVVLADEPSGNLDTQNAEELHQLFLDLRKEFSQTFIIVTHNLQLAKLSDRVITLKDGMIDNF, encoded by the coding sequence ATGATTAAGGCAAAGGGCATAATCAAATCATTTGATACATTACAGGTTTTAAAAGGAATTGATCTGGAAGTTAATTCTGGTGAGATAGTTTCAATTGTTGGCCCTTCTGGCGCAGGAAAAAGCACCTTACTGCATATTGTTGGAACAATTGACACACCAGATGGAGGTGAAGTACTGATAGATGATGTTAATATTCACGCATTAAATCCCAAGAAATTAGCCAACTTCAGAAGTAGAAATATCGGTTTTATTTTCCAAAATCATCATTTATTACCTGAATTCACCGCACTTGAAAATGTGTGTATTCCTGCTTTTATAGCCGGAGAAAACAAGGCAAAAACAATTACAAAAGCCAAAGAATTACTTTCTTATTTAAAACTCACAGACCGTTTAGATCATCAGCCCAATCAAATGTCGGGTGGTGAATCACAACGTGTTGCTGTTGCCCGCGCATTAATTAACAACCCCAAAGTAGTATTGGCAGATGAACCCTCTGGAAATCTGGATACACAAAATGCGGAAGAACTTCATCAGTTATTTCTTGATTTAAGAAAAGAGTTTTCACAAACTTTTATCATTGTAACACATAATTTACAGCTGGCAAAATTATCTGATAGAGTGATTACCCTCAAGGATGGAATGATTGATAATTTTTGA
- a CDS encoding TraR/DksA family transcriptional regulator: MEEQKLKSRYSDQELDEFRQIINVKLQKANDELKFLQDSILNPNEHGTDDTHQANKLLDDTSFSLEKENLSRLADRQRKFISSLENALIRIENKTYGICRETGKLIAKERLRAVPHATLSIEAKQKQS; encoded by the coding sequence ATGGAAGAACAAAAATTAAAGTCCAGGTATTCCGATCAGGAATTAGATGAATTTAGACAAATCATTAATGTGAAACTTCAAAAAGCAAATGATGAACTTAAATTTCTTCAAGATTCAATTCTGAACCCTAATGAACACGGAACTGATGATACACATCAGGCTAATAAACTTTTGGATGATACCAGTTTTTCTCTTGAAAAAGAGAATCTGAGTCGTTTAGCGGACAGACAACGCAAATTTATTTCCAGCCTTGAAAATGCCTTGATTCGGATAGAAAACAAAACTTATGGTATTTGTCGAGAAACTGGAAAACTTATTGCAAAAGAAAGGTTACGTGCTGTTCCTCATGCCACATTAAGTATAGAAGCCAAACAAAAGCAATCCTAG